A single region of the Streptomyces vilmorinianum genome encodes:
- a CDS encoding aspartate aminotransferase family protein, which translates to MGNSIIVTQDLSKTAYDHLWMHFTRMSSYENNPVPTIVRGEGTYIFDDKGKRYLDGLAGLFVVNAGHGRQELAEVAYKQAQELAFFPVWSYAHPKAVELAERLAHYAPGDLNKVFFTTGGGEAVETAWKLAKQYFKLQGKHTKYKVISRAVAYHGTPQGALSITGLPALKAPFEPLVPGAHKVPNTNIYRAPIHGDDPEAFGRWAADQIEQQILFEGPETVAAVFLEPVQNAGGCFPPPPGYFQRVREICDQYDVLLVSDETICAFGRLGTMFACDKFGYVPDMITCAKGMTSGYSPIGACIVSDRLAEPFYKGDNTFLHGYTFGGHPVSSAVAIANLDIFDKEGLNQHVLDQEGNFFDTLKKLHDLPIVGDVRGNGFFYGIELVKDKVTKESFTDEETERVLYGFLSKALFDNGLYCRADDRGDPVIQLAPPLIADQGTFDEIEGILRSVLTEAWTKL; encoded by the coding sequence GTGGGGAACTCGATAATCGTGACCCAGGACCTGTCCAAGACCGCGTACGACCACCTGTGGATGCACTTCACGCGCATGTCGTCGTACGAGAACAACCCCGTGCCGACCATCGTGCGTGGTGAGGGCACCTACATCTTCGACGACAAGGGCAAGCGCTACCTCGACGGTCTCGCGGGTCTCTTCGTGGTCAACGCCGGTCACGGCCGCCAGGAGCTCGCCGAGGTCGCGTACAAGCAGGCCCAGGAGCTCGCGTTCTTCCCCGTGTGGTCGTACGCGCACCCCAAGGCCGTCGAGCTCGCCGAGCGTCTGGCGCACTACGCCCCGGGCGACCTGAACAAGGTCTTCTTCACCACCGGTGGCGGCGAGGCCGTCGAGACCGCGTGGAAGCTCGCCAAGCAGTACTTCAAGCTGCAGGGCAAGCACACCAAGTACAAGGTCATCTCGCGTGCGGTCGCCTACCACGGCACCCCGCAGGGCGCCCTGTCGATCACCGGCCTGCCGGCCCTGAAGGCCCCCTTCGAGCCGCTGGTCCCCGGCGCGCACAAGGTGCCGAACACCAACATCTACCGCGCCCCGATCCACGGCGACGACCCCGAGGCCTTCGGCCGCTGGGCCGCCGACCAGATCGAGCAGCAGATCCTCTTCGAGGGCCCCGAGACCGTCGCGGCCGTCTTCCTGGAGCCGGTGCAGAACGCCGGCGGCTGCTTCCCGCCGCCGCCCGGGTACTTCCAGCGGGTCCGCGAGATCTGCGACCAGTACGACGTGCTCCTCGTCTCCGACGAGACGATCTGCGCCTTCGGCCGCCTCGGCACGATGTTCGCCTGTGACAAGTTCGGCTACGTGCCGGACATGATCACCTGCGCCAAGGGCATGACCTCGGGCTACTCCCCGATCGGTGCCTGCATCGTCTCGGACCGTCTCGCCGAGCCGTTCTACAAGGGCGACAACACCTTCCTGCACGGCTACACCTTCGGTGGCCACCCGGTGTCGTCGGCGGTCGCGATCGCCAACCTCGACATCTTCGACAAGGAAGGCCTGAACCAGCACGTCCTCGACCAGGAGGGCAACTTCTTCGACACCCTGAAGAAGCTGCACGACCTGCCGATCGTCGGCGATGTCCGCGGCAACGGCTTCTTCTACGGCATCGAGCTCGTCAAGGACAAGGTCACCAAGGAGTCCTTCACGGACGAGGAGACCGAGCGCGTGCTCTACGGCTTCCTCTCCAAGGCGCTCTTCGACAACGGCCTGTACTGCCGTGCCGACGACCGTGGCGACCCGGTCATCCAGCTGGCCCCGCCGCTGATCGCGGACCAGGGCACCTTCGACGAGATCGAGGGCATCCTGCGCTCGGTGCTCACCGAGGCGTGGACCAAGCTGTAA
- a CDS encoding ABC transporter ATP-binding protein: MAPPDNDVLWARSLHCTLGGTDVLTGVSLGVREGEILALVGPRGSGKTTLMRCLSGQTLAQQGEVWFNSTPVHTMGQAQRERLRRDRFGWIDPEPGLVPELTAWENAALPLLLRGVSHRSAKTSALEWLERLDIGTCARRRPHALTQSQRQRIAIARSLITTPSVLFADEPTASLHRADGAQVLRTLTAAARSHRITVLLATHDTDVAGLADRSVALLDGRRVGTVAPTTGAEGVAACSLSV; the protein is encoded by the coding sequence ATGGCCCCACCGGACAACGACGTGCTCTGGGCGCGTTCTCTGCACTGCACCCTGGGCGGCACGGACGTCCTGACCGGCGTCTCCCTCGGCGTGCGCGAGGGCGAGATCCTGGCCCTGGTCGGCCCGCGCGGCAGCGGCAAGACCACCCTGATGCGCTGTCTGTCGGGTCAGACCCTGGCCCAGCAGGGCGAGGTCTGGTTCAACAGCACCCCCGTGCACACCATGGGGCAGGCGCAGCGCGAGCGGCTGCGCCGGGACCGGTTCGGCTGGATCGACCCCGAACCCGGACTCGTACCCGAGCTGACCGCCTGGGAGAACGCCGCCCTGCCGCTCCTGCTGCGCGGGGTCTCGCACCGGAGCGCGAAGACCTCCGCCCTGGAGTGGCTGGAACGGCTCGACATCGGTACGTGCGCGCGCCGGCGGCCGCATGCGCTGACCCAGTCGCAGCGGCAGCGGATCGCCATCGCCCGCTCCCTGATCACCACCCCCTCGGTGCTCTTCGCCGACGAGCCGACCGCCTCGCTGCACCGCGCCGACGGCGCGCAGGTGCTGCGCACCCTCACCGCCGCGGCCCGCTCGCACCGCATCACCGTCCTGCTCGCCACCCACGACACGGACGTCGCCGGCCTCGCCGACCGCTCGGTCGCCCTGCTCGACGGACGCCGCGTGGGCACCGTGGCTCCGACCACCGGGGCGGAGGGCGTCGCCGCGTGCTCGCTCTCCGTCTAG